A single window of Rhodamnia argentea isolate NSW1041297 chromosome 5, ASM2092103v1, whole genome shotgun sequence DNA harbors:
- the LOC115754318 gene encoding protein enabled homolog isoform X2, which yields MGMEELRQALLYTTFELQTTIASAKEEISGRELEMIQIKDLLTRTMKERDGAQSRCEELQLEKLILQQQLSRKEQPKLAAAPSPRKTSSGDDEAMLVSSGVSNSPLSPSSPQPPALPVPKVALELAVQKPLPPKGKLLQAVMEAGPLLQTLLLAGPLPQWEHPPPPLDSTEIPPVAIPSPSSSAKFNGGFGNKRSSECSETSESPKNKHQKLILH from the exons ATG GGCATGGAGGAGCTGAGGCAGGCTCTCTTGTACACTACTTTCGAGCTGCAGACCACAATTGCCTCGGCCAAGGAGGAGATCTCAGGGAGAGAGCTAGAGATGATTCAAATCAAGGATTTGTTGACCAGGAccatgaaagagagagatggggctCAATCCAGATGCGAGGAGCTACAATTGGAGAAACTCATCCTCCAACAACAGTTAAGCAGAAAAGAGCAACCAAAATTAGCCGCAGCTCCATCGCCGCGCAAAACTTCTAGTGGCGACGATGAGGCAATGTTGGTTTCCTCCGGAGTAAGTAATTCTCCGCTGTCTCCGTCGTCGCCGCAGCCGCCGGCCCTGCCAGTGCCAAAAGTGGCCTTGGAATTGGCGGTCCAGAAGCCGTTGCCGCCCAAAGGGAAGCTATTGCAGGCGGTGATGGAGGCAGGGCCGCTCCTCCAGACGCTTCTCCTGGCAGGTCCCCTGCCTCAGTGGGAGCACCCACCACCACCGCTTGACTCTACTGAGATTCCTCCTGTGGCCATTCCTTCTCCAAGCTCCAGCGCAAAGTTCAATGGCGGTTTCGGTAACAAGAGGAGTTCGGAATGCAGTGAAACCTCTGAATCCCCCAAGAACAAGCATCAGAAGCTCATTTTACACTGA
- the LOC115754318 gene encoding protein enabled homolog isoform X1 — protein MDDQCGPFSWEFCFQEEGMEELRQALLYTTFELQTTIASAKEEISGRELEMIQIKDLLTRTMKERDGAQSRCEELQLEKLILQQQLSRKEQPKLAAAPSPRKTSSGDDEAMLVSSGVSNSPLSPSSPQPPALPVPKVALELAVQKPLPPKGKLLQAVMEAGPLLQTLLLAGPLPQWEHPPPPLDSTEIPPVAIPSPSSSAKFNGGFGNKRSSECSETSESPKNKHQKLILH, from the exons ATGGACGACCAATGCGGCCCATTTAGCTGGGAATTCTGCTTCCAGGAAGAG GGCATGGAGGAGCTGAGGCAGGCTCTCTTGTACACTACTTTCGAGCTGCAGACCACAATTGCCTCGGCCAAGGAGGAGATCTCAGGGAGAGAGCTAGAGATGATTCAAATCAAGGATTTGTTGACCAGGAccatgaaagagagagatggggctCAATCCAGATGCGAGGAGCTACAATTGGAGAAACTCATCCTCCAACAACAGTTAAGCAGAAAAGAGCAACCAAAATTAGCCGCAGCTCCATCGCCGCGCAAAACTTCTAGTGGCGACGATGAGGCAATGTTGGTTTCCTCCGGAGTAAGTAATTCTCCGCTGTCTCCGTCGTCGCCGCAGCCGCCGGCCCTGCCAGTGCCAAAAGTGGCCTTGGAATTGGCGGTCCAGAAGCCGTTGCCGCCCAAAGGGAAGCTATTGCAGGCGGTGATGGAGGCAGGGCCGCTCCTCCAGACGCTTCTCCTGGCAGGTCCCCTGCCTCAGTGGGAGCACCCACCACCACCGCTTGACTCTACTGAGATTCCTCCTGTGGCCATTCCTTCTCCAAGCTCCAGCGCAAAGTTCAATGGCGGTTTCGGTAACAAGAGGAGTTCGGAATGCAGTGAAACCTCTGAATCCCCCAAGAACAAGCATCAGAAGCTCATTTTACACTGA